GTTCTTATATTTTAAACGCAAATAAACTCTTGTTACCGATCCCTCAAAGAGAGGTAAATCTGGATAATCTAACTCAAAACCCTCAATAATCAACCATGAAAAATTACTATATAGGAATTGCAATAGGTTGCTGTCTGCTTGATTTATCGGCAGCTGCCCAAAAACTAGGCGTTACGGATTTGAGAACGGAATACCTGAAAAATCCAATGGGCATTGAGGCGGCTGCACCGCGTTTAAGCTGGAAGATGAATTCTGCACAGCGTAATGTAATGCAAAGTGCTTATCAGATCAGGGTAGGTACGGATTCTGCTGGTTTGTTAAAAGGTCAGTCATCGGTATGGGATAGTGGAACCCAGAAAAGTGACGCCTCTGTTTTTTTACGGTATGCGGGTAAACAGTTAAAGTCTGATACACGCTATTACTGGCAGGTTAAAATCAAAGATAACCAGGGAAATGAGTCTGGATGGAGTGCAATTAGTTCCTGGCATACGGGTTTGCTGAATCCGGATCAATGGTCTGCCCAGTGGATCACAAGTTCTCTGGCAGATACAGTTGAGGGGCCAAGTCCTATCTTCAGAAAGGTATTTGCTACAGATGGAAAAGTAAAATCAGCTGTGCTTTATATTTCTGCGCATGGTTTATATGAGGCGCAGATTAACGGGAAAAGGGTGAGTCATGATCATTTGGCTCCGGGCTGGACGAGTTATCATAAGCGTTTGTTATATCAAAGTTATGAGGTGACAAATTTGCTGAAGGATGGTCAGAATGCAATAGGTTTTACGCTTGGTGATGGCTGGTACCGCGGTTATCTTGCTTTTGACGGTAAACGCGGGCTTTATGGCAAACATTTAAGCGGTTTGGTCCAGTTGGTTTTAGAGTATACTGATGGAACGAAAAAAGTGATCAATAGTGATGGCAGCTGGAAATACAGTACCGGGCCTATTCGTTTTTCCGATCTGTATAATGGAGAAATTTATGACGCCAAGTTTGAAAAACCGGGTTGGGCAACTGTGAATTATAAGGACACAGGCTGGAAAAATGCGCAGATTATTGCGCCTGGTAAAGAGGTTTTAGAGAGCAGTATTAGTCCGCTTGCAACTGAACATGAGAAGTTTAGCGTGGTTAAAGTGATTAAAACCCCGAAAGGTGAAACTGTGCTTGACTTTGGCCAGAATGTAGTCGGTTGGGTTTCCTTTAAATTGAGTGGCAAAGCAGGATCTTTTATCCAGCTGGAACATGGAGAAGTACTGGATAAGGCGGGCAATTTTTATGATGCTAATTTAAGAAGGGCTAAACAGCATGTGAAATATATTTTTAAAGGGGCTGGTGTGGAAAGTTATGAACCTCATTTTACATATCAGGGTTTCCGCTATGTGAAATTGACTGGTAATACTGCGAACATTGATCCTTCGGCTTTTAAAGCGATCGCTGTTTATTCGGATATGGACCCGACAGGAACGTTTACGAGTTCAAATCCACTGTTAAATCAATTGCAGCATAATATACAGTGGGGACAGAAAGGTAATTTTATGGATGTACCTACGGATTGTCCGCAACGTGATGAGCGTTTGGGCTGGACGGGAGATGCGCAGGTGTTTTTCCGTACTGCTGCTTTTAATATGGATGTAGCTGGTTTTTTTACGAAGTGGATGAAAGATGTGGCCTCAGATCAGCTGGCTAATGGAAGTATTCCTTTTGTGGTACCTAATGTGTTAACTCAAAATGATGCCGGTTCAACGGGTTGGGGAGATGTAGCTACGATTATACCGTGGAATATGTATGTCGCTTATGGCGATAAACAGGTTTTGGCTACGCAGTATCCAAGTATGAAAGGCTGGGTAGATTTTATGACGAGCAAGAGTAAAAATGACCTTTGGAACACAGGTTTCCATTTTGGCGACTGGCTGTTTTATCGTCCGGAAGATGACAATGATGGCCGTTCAGCAATTACTGATAAATATTTGATTGCACAGGCTTTTTATGCCCATTCTACGCAACTGCTGGTGAATACGGCGAAAGTGTTGGGTAAGAAAGATGATGAAGAAAAGTATACGGAGTTATTAGACCGTATCAAAAAGGCATTCCTTAAGGAATATATTACACCAAATGGCCGGTTGGTTTCGGGTTCTCAAACGGCTTATGTGCTCGCTTTGAATTTTGATATGCTACCGGAGAATTTAAGACAGCAAGCAGTAGACTTTCTGGTGAAAAATATAGAGAGTTATGGTAATCATTTAACAACCGGATTTTTAGGTACGCCATACCTTTGCCATGTACTCACACGCTTTGGCCGTACAGATGTGGCTTATAACCTGCTGTTGCAAGAAACATATCCTTCCTGGTTATATCCCGTAAAAATGGGCGCTACAACCATCTGGGAACGCTGGGATGGAATTAAACCTGATGGCAGTTTCCAAACTACAGGGATGAATTCATTTAACCATTATGCTTATGGCGCGATTGGGGACTGGATGTACAGGGTAATGGCTGGTTTAGATACGGACGAGTCTGAGCCTGGTTATAAAAAGATAATTATCGCTCCGCAACCTGGCGGGAAGATTACGCAGGCAGCTGCAAAGCTTGAAACTTTATATGGTTTGACAGTAAGTGACTGGAAAATAGAAGGCGGACAGTTTAAGTTAAAAGTGGTTATTCCTCCAAATGCAACTGCACTGATCAGGTTGCCTGGTGCTGCTGAGGCTGCGGTTACGGAAAGTGGAACTGCGTTGAAGGAGGTTAAGGGGCTGAGCAAGGTTTCTAAGCAAGGGGATAATATAGAGTTCAATGCGGGCTCAGGAACTTATCAGTTTGAATACGCGGTAAAGTTATAACTAGTTTATTTTAAGATGAAGCAGACCTTTATAGTTGCCATTTTGCTATTGATGACTACGGTTGTTCATGCGCAGAAAGATCCCCGGGTTCGGGAGTATCTTTCACCAAAGCGTGTTTTATGGCAATCTGATCAGACCGGGAAATATGTAAATAATGCAAAATGTTTGCTGAAACAGGGCAATGGGCAGGCAGAACTGATCAACAAGGACATGCTTGTTTTGAAAAGTTCTGCCGGCCAGTTACCCGGTATCTTATTGGATTATGGGAAGGAGCTGCATGGAGGTATACAGCTGGTTACAGGCATCATGGAGAAACATGGCCCGGTGAAGGTGCGTATCCGTTTTGGCGAATCGGCGAGTGAAGCAATGGCTGATATTGATACGCTAAAAGGGGCAACGAATGATCATGCGATTCGCGATCTTATCGTTGAATTGCCCTGGCTTGGTGGTTTGGAGTTCGGTAATACAGGATTTCGCTTTGTGCGGATAGATCTTGTAGAACCTGGTTCTGAATTGATTTTGAAAGAAGCCAGGGCAGTTTCTATTTATCGGGATATTCCTTATGTGGGTTCTTTTCACAGTAGTGATGAACGGTTAAACAAGATTTGGGCTACGGGTGCTTATACCGTTCATTTAAATATGCAGCAGTTTTTGTGGGATGGTATTAAAAGAGACAGGTTAGTTTGGGTTGGTGATATGCACCCTGAAGTGATGACTATCAATACTGTATTTGGCTATAATGAGGTTGTACCTCAAAGTCTGGATCTGATTAAAAAAGTAACGCCATTGCCGGAATGGATGAATGGAATAAGTTCGTATTCAATGTGGTGGGTACGTATTCAAAGAGACTGGTATCAGTATCAGGGGAATCTGGAATATTTAAAGCAGCAGCGTAGTTATCTTGTTGGTTTGTTAAATCATTTGATAACCAAGGTGAAAGGCAATGAAGAAAATCTGGACGGAATGCGTTTTATGGATTGGCCTTCTTATGCGAATAAACCGGCGGTACATGCGGGGTTACAAGCTATGATGGTGATGACTTTGAACGATGGTGCAGAGCTTTGCCATATTCTTGGAGAAGAAGTTACAGCGAGCAAGTGTGAGTCCGTTGTGAAAAGGCTGAGAAAGAGTGTGCCCGATGCCGGGAATAACAAGCAGGCAGCCGCCCTTTTAGCTTTAGCTGGTTTAATGCCTGCGGAAAAAGCGAATACTGATATCATTGCAGTGGGTGGTACTGCTGATTTTTCTACTTTTTATGGATATTATATGTTACAGGCGAAGGCTAAAGCGGGAGATTATCAGGGGGCGATTAATAATATCAGGGATTATTGGGGTGGAATGATTGAGTTGGGTGCAACCAGTTTCTGGGAAGATTTTGATTTGGGCTGGATGAAAAATGCAGGTCGTATTGATGAGCTTGTACCATCAGATAAGGTGGATGTCCATGCAAGTTATGGGGCTTATAGCTATAAAAAATTACGCCATAGCCTGGCCCATGGATGGGCTTCAGGACCAACTTCATGGCTTACTGAGCATGTTTTGGGTGTACAAGTGATTGCTCCGGGCTGTAAGGTAATTAAGATAGAACCACATCTGGGAGATTTGAAATTTGTGGAAGGCACTTTTCCAACTCCTTATGGGGTAGTAAAGATTAAGCATATAAAGATGAACAGTGGAGAAGTGAAGACGGAGGTTGACGCGCCTAAAGAGGTCAGGGTAATCAGATAAGTGTTCTATTATCACTAAAAGGTTTTATATTTATTTTTTGTACTAATGAAAACAGCCGATTTTTTCAAGTTTATACACGTAGATGAATATTCTGCAACGCCTAAGTATTTACAACTTAGTGATTCTATTATTGAAGCGATAGAGGATGGTATATTGAATAAGAATGATATCCTTCCTTCTATCAATGAATTGAGCAGTGTGCTGGAGATTTCCCGTGATACGGCAGAGAAAGGGTATAAGTATCTGAAAAAACAGGGGGTAATCTTATCTGTTCCTGGAAAGGGGTTTTATATTGATAATACAGAGTTCAAGAAAAAGATAAAAATATTCTTATTATTTAATAAGCTGTCTGTGCATAAAAAGATCATTTATGATTCTTTTGTGGCTGCACTGGGGGATGATGCGCTGATTGATTTTTACATTTATAACAATGATTTTTCAATCTTTAAAAAGCTGATACTGAATAAAAGGACTGAATATTCTCATTATGTGATCATTCCGCATTTTGTAGAGGGAGGGGAAGATGCGCATCAGATTATAAATACGATCCCTACAGAGAAGTTGATTTTATTGGATAAAAAAGTACCGGGTGTGGTTGGTAATTATTCTGCGGTTTATGAGAATTTTGAGAAGGATATTTACAGAGCTTTGATCCAGGCGAAGGAACAACTGGAAAAGTATCATACTTTAAAGTTGATATTTCCTCAAAAGAGTTATTTTCCAAATGAGATTATAGATGGATTCAGAAGATTCTGTCAGCAATACGCTT
The sequence above is drawn from the Pedobacter cryoconitis genome and encodes:
- a CDS encoding GntR family transcriptional regulator codes for the protein MKTADFFKFIHVDEYSATPKYLQLSDSIIEAIEDGILNKNDILPSINELSSVLEISRDTAEKGYKYLKKQGVILSVPGKGFYIDNTEFKKKIKIFLLFNKLSVHKKIIYDSFVAALGDDALIDFYIYNNDFSIFKKLILNKRTEYSHYVIIPHFVEGGEDAHQIINTIPTEKLILLDKKVPGVVGNYSAVYENFEKDIYRALIQAKEQLEKYHTLKLIFPQKSYFPNEIIDGFRRFCQQYAFNHLVVSDVENEVIQSGEAYINLMEDDLVVLIERILSMDLQMGKDVGVISYNETPLKKFLLNGITTISTDFKMMGTIAAEIIKSQNRQDQEAPFYLTLRPSL
- a CDS encoding alpha-L-rhamnosidase C-terminal domain-containing protein; amino-acid sequence: MKQTFIVAILLLMTTVVHAQKDPRVREYLSPKRVLWQSDQTGKYVNNAKCLLKQGNGQAELINKDMLVLKSSAGQLPGILLDYGKELHGGIQLVTGIMEKHGPVKVRIRFGESASEAMADIDTLKGATNDHAIRDLIVELPWLGGLEFGNTGFRFVRIDLVEPGSELILKEARAVSIYRDIPYVGSFHSSDERLNKIWATGAYTVHLNMQQFLWDGIKRDRLVWVGDMHPEVMTINTVFGYNEVVPQSLDLIKKVTPLPEWMNGISSYSMWWVRIQRDWYQYQGNLEYLKQQRSYLVGLLNHLITKVKGNEENLDGMRFMDWPSYANKPAVHAGLQAMMVMTLNDGAELCHILGEEVTASKCESVVKRLRKSVPDAGNNKQAAALLALAGLMPAEKANTDIIAVGGTADFSTFYGYYMLQAKAKAGDYQGAINNIRDYWGGMIELGATSFWEDFDLGWMKNAGRIDELVPSDKVDVHASYGAYSYKKLRHSLAHGWASGPTSWLTEHVLGVQVIAPGCKVIKIEPHLGDLKFVEGTFPTPYGVVKIKHIKMNSGEVKTEVDAPKEVRVIR
- a CDS encoding glycoside hydrolase family 78 protein encodes the protein MKNYYIGIAIGCCLLDLSAAAQKLGVTDLRTEYLKNPMGIEAAAPRLSWKMNSAQRNVMQSAYQIRVGTDSAGLLKGQSSVWDSGTQKSDASVFLRYAGKQLKSDTRYYWQVKIKDNQGNESGWSAISSWHTGLLNPDQWSAQWITSSLADTVEGPSPIFRKVFATDGKVKSAVLYISAHGLYEAQINGKRVSHDHLAPGWTSYHKRLLYQSYEVTNLLKDGQNAIGFTLGDGWYRGYLAFDGKRGLYGKHLSGLVQLVLEYTDGTKKVINSDGSWKYSTGPIRFSDLYNGEIYDAKFEKPGWATVNYKDTGWKNAQIIAPGKEVLESSISPLATEHEKFSVVKVIKTPKGETVLDFGQNVVGWVSFKLSGKAGSFIQLEHGEVLDKAGNFYDANLRRAKQHVKYIFKGAGVESYEPHFTYQGFRYVKLTGNTANIDPSAFKAIAVYSDMDPTGTFTSSNPLLNQLQHNIQWGQKGNFMDVPTDCPQRDERLGWTGDAQVFFRTAAFNMDVAGFFTKWMKDVASDQLANGSIPFVVPNVLTQNDAGSTGWGDVATIIPWNMYVAYGDKQVLATQYPSMKGWVDFMTSKSKNDLWNTGFHFGDWLFYRPEDDNDGRSAITDKYLIAQAFYAHSTQLLVNTAKVLGKKDDEEKYTELLDRIKKAFLKEYITPNGRLVSGSQTAYVLALNFDMLPENLRQQAVDFLVKNIESYGNHLTTGFLGTPYLCHVLTRFGRTDVAYNLLLQETYPSWLYPVKMGATTIWERWDGIKPDGSFQTTGMNSFNHYAYGAIGDWMYRVMAGLDTDESEPGYKKIIIAPQPGGKITQAAAKLETLYGLTVSDWKIEGGQFKLKVVIPPNATALIRLPGAAEAAVTESGTALKEVKGLSKVSKQGDNIEFNAGSGTYQFEYAVKL